The Aspergillus luchuensis IFO 4308 DNA, chromosome 6, nearly complete sequence genome segment AATTCGCATTTCATCGTGCAGTCCACACGCCCCGTGGCATCCGGCATCGCGTCCGTGCCTCTTGCGGCATCGTCTCCCAAAGCACTTGCCGCACTTCCTGGCCCACCTGGTCGATTGCATCCATCGCCCAAAGTACATCCAGGTGCTCGTACTCCTCGATCACCTTGGCATGCGCCAGCTGGACGTGCGGCTCTCTCCCATTTTCGAGACGGTGCAGTAACCGGCGCCCGTCCACGAGACCATCCGAGCCTGCGATCCACAGAGCAACAGGAGGCATCTGGGGGCCATACCACGCGGTGTCGCTACGGAGGACCTCGCCATGGCCCCGCGCCACCCGCTgatcctccgccgcctcGGCCTGCGTGACCTCGCTCGTCGCGAGGATGCACTTCTGGTGAGCAAAGCACTCGCCCCCCAGCCACCACCGCATCGTCTCCGCGCTCACGTACACGGGTGCAAACTGAAACATGCGATCGCGGAGGCCGCGGTCCCAGCGCGCATCGCTCCACCCAAACAGGAAGGAGAATACGTAGTATCCCAGCGTGCCATAGATACGCGGATGTAGCCGGCGGTGTACCGTCATCATGAAAGGAATGAACGCATGAATGCCAAAGAAGGCCCGGAAGACGAGAGGGGGGATAATCCGCATGAAGCGAAAGTAGACCCGTTCCACCAAGGGGCCTGCGTACACGGCCGGCGCGAGGGCGCAGAAGACTGAAATCCGCTCCCCCAGCTCCGGTCGCTGATCCTTGGCCAGTGCGATAAATGTCTCTGCGGTGCCCTGCGAGTGGCCCACGAGTCCGAGCTTCTCAAAGCCTGTCTCGAAGAGCACCCGGGAAACCAGTGCCGGCAGGTCCAGCACCCCCATCTGCTGGATGTTCCAAGCCCACATCCGTGGATCCGACTGAAACAACGTCGTGTGTTCCGGAACCATGCCGCACCGATTGTTTCCGAGCCAGACATCGTAGCCTGACTTGCACAAAAAGAACGCAAGGCTGTCGTCATCGTTGGCACAGAATGCCCCGGCGCTTTGCAGCAGCCCGTGCATTAGGAGCACTGGGTATTTTGCCGGAGCTCGGCGAGAGGCCTCAGGGTTGGTCTGGCCAGTGAAGACGTGTGGGCCTCGCGGGCGCCGGGCCTTAGGAGGCAAGGGGGTGTGTTCCTGCGGGTTGTAGACATGCCACAAGGTGAGGATGAACCCATCCTCGGTTTGCACCTTGAATGTCTCCACATCTAGCCCTACCCGTCTAGCGTAGTATGCTACATCGCATACAACCGGATCCTTACCCCCTTCCAAGGGCAGACATTCATCCAgtgcctcctcatccacctccttctCTCGTCGGTAACTCCACCTCCGCGAAGCCTTATTTCGCTCTACCTGCCGTGACCGCTCCTCTTCGTGAAATAATCTCGTAGTGCGGGGAGACGGTCCACCTATCTTCCGACGAATCTGCAAGACAGATGCACTAGCGGTCTGAATAATAGCGCCCAGGATGACTGTTCCGAGAAAGACGAGGGACAAAACGAAGGATACGCAGCGGATGATCAGATGCTGAACCGAGGTAATCAGGGAAGGCGGTCCGTAGGACGGTAGCGGTGGGAACAATGGGTGTGTAACGGTATTTGCAATCGAGCTGCCGAGTTGATTTTTCCATGGAAATGGTCCTTCCTCTCCGAGTAGTCGTTCAGTGACCGCTGAGGCATTTTCCGAATCCTCATCACAAATGGGGCCCAAATCCTGCAACTCATACCCTGTCTGTAAGGGTGCTTTCAGCCCTGCGTCGGGCGCTGGATGCTGCTCAATCGAACCGACTTCAACGGTGGTATCGAAGTAAGGGGCCTTGTCAGAAACGCGCGATTCAGCGCCCCGGGCAACACTGGTGGACAGCCCCTCGTCGGGGTCGGATTCAGAGATGAACATAGGGGGATCAGGGTACAGTGGCTGATCCAAAAgcagggaaggaaaagggccTCATTTTCAGATAACGAGgaaggggggagaaagagggagtcGGGAGGGAGAAATAGGGGATGAAGATCGAGGCGAAGCAGAGACGATCTGGAATCGCAGCCTTCCCCAATGATGAAAGATTGGCCCCAGATTTCAGGCCAGCATCACGTGTGGTGGGCCCGTGCACGTCACCCGGTGGGGGGTGGCGCCCAATCAGCGACGGGGGATCGTTGCCTGAGGCGTCACAGGGGGGTCATCCTCTCAGGCACTCAGGCACCCCAGGG includes the following:
- a CDS encoding putative ab-hydrolase associated lipase (COG:I;~EggNog:ENOG410PHWQ;~InterPro:IPR006693,IPR029058;~MEROPS:MER0208659;~PFAM:PF04083;~TransMembrane:3 (o125-151i432-451o457-476i);~go_process: GO:0006629 - lipid metabolic process [Evidence IEA]); this encodes MFISESDPDEGLSTSVARGAESRVSDKAPYFDTTVEVGSIEQHPAPDAGLKAPLQTGYELQDLGPICDEDSENASAVTERLLGEEGPFPWKNQLGSSIANTVTHPLFPPLPSYGPPSLITSVQHLIIRCVSFVLSLVFLGTVILGAIIQTASASVLQIRRKIGGPSPRTTRLFHEEERSRQVERNKASRRWSYRREKEVDEEALDECLPLEGGKDPVVCDVAYYARRVGLDVETFKVQTEDGFILTLWHVYNPQEHTPLPPKARRPRGPHVFTGQTNPEASRRAPAKYPVLLMHGLLQSAGAFCANDDDSLAFFLCKSGYDVWLGNNRCGMVPEHTTLFQSDPRMWAWNIQQMGVLDLPALVSRVLFETGFEKLGLVGHSQGTAETFIALAKDQRPELGERISVFCALAPAVYAGPLVERVYFRFMRIIPPLVFRAFFGIHAFIPFMMTVHRRLHPRIYGTLGYYVFSFLFGWSDARWDRGLRDRMFQFAPVYVSAETMRWWLGGECFAHQKCILATSEVTQAEAAEDQRVARGHGEVLRSDTAWYGPQMPPVALWIAGSDGLVDGRRLLHRLENGREPHVQLAHAKVIEEYEHLDVLWAMDAIDQVGQEVRQVLWETMPQEARTRCRMPRGVWTAR